In Amycolatopsis methanolica 239, a single genomic region encodes these proteins:
- a CDS encoding TetR/AcrR family transcriptional regulator, with product MARTAAPGTRERILDVATALFYTEGIRAVGMSRIIGEVGCGKNLLYGHFPSKTDLVAAYLDRFREWRDRAETAALREAGDDPADRLVALVEEIAGRLRRPDFRGCPFRNLLTEFPGGDDQPERMAREYLEQTRELVGRLARETGVADAEGLADRVWLIIDGLYASGFRERAADIAPEMVREAIAAAR from the coding sequence ATGGCGCGCACGGCAGCACCGGGAACTCGCGAGCGGATCCTCGACGTGGCGACCGCGCTCTTCTACACCGAGGGGATCCGCGCGGTCGGGATGAGCCGGATCATCGGCGAGGTCGGCTGCGGGAAGAACCTGCTCTACGGGCACTTCCCCAGCAAGACCGACCTGGTCGCGGCCTACCTGGACCGGTTCCGCGAGTGGCGCGACCGAGCCGAAACCGCGGCGCTGCGCGAGGCGGGCGACGATCCGGCCGACCGGCTGGTGGCGCTGGTCGAGGAGATCGCCGGTCGGCTACGGCGGCCGGACTTCCGCGGCTGCCCGTTCCGCAACCTGCTCACCGAGTTCCCTGGCGGTGACGACCAGCCGGAGCGGATGGCGCGGGAGTACCTGGAGCAGACGCGCGAGCTGGTCGGCCGTCTGGCGCGGGAGACCGGCGTGGCCGACGCGGAGGGCCTGGCGGACCGGGTGTGGCTGATCATCGACGGGCTGTACGCGAGCGGGTTCCGGGAGCGGGCCGCGGACATCGCGCCGGAGATGGTGCGGGAGGCCATCGCCGCGGCCAGGTGA
- a CDS encoding universal stress protein, whose product MDSNAIVVGVDGSDEADRALRWAAGTAARRREPLHIVHGFAPMAGFYGAGLPVLREAYEAFVQAADDLLAAAERTAREAGGPGLTITAGKLHEAGPVALIEASRTARTVVLGCSGTGGFTGMMVGSTTVEVAAHARCPVVVVRGRDEATGPVVAGVDGSATSERALATAFEEASWRGVPLVAVHVWADADVAGPPGTVPFLVDWSEIEQDAQRLLAEQLAGWQEKYPDVVVERVVARDRPRHQLLSWSERAQLVVVGSRGRGGFRGLLLGSTSQALIHHAHCPVMIVRPEAV is encoded by the coding sequence ATGGACAGCAACGCGATCGTCGTCGGCGTGGACGGTTCCGACGAGGCGGACCGGGCGCTGCGCTGGGCGGCGGGCACGGCCGCGCGGCGCCGCGAGCCACTGCACATCGTGCACGGGTTCGCCCCGATGGCCGGCTTCTACGGTGCCGGGCTGCCGGTGCTGCGCGAGGCCTACGAAGCGTTCGTGCAGGCGGCCGACGACCTGCTCGCCGCCGCGGAGCGGACCGCGCGGGAGGCCGGCGGGCCCGGGTTGACGATCACCGCGGGGAAGCTGCACGAAGCCGGGCCGGTCGCGTTGATCGAGGCCTCGCGCACGGCCCGCACGGTGGTGCTGGGCTGTTCCGGCACCGGCGGCTTCACCGGGATGATGGTCGGCTCGACGACCGTCGAGGTCGCCGCGCACGCCCGCTGCCCGGTGGTCGTGGTCCGCGGCCGGGACGAGGCGACGGGCCCCGTGGTGGCCGGCGTCGACGGCAGCGCCACCAGCGAGCGCGCGCTCGCGACAGCGTTCGAGGAGGCGTCCTGGCGGGGCGTGCCGCTGGTGGCTGTGCACGTCTGGGCCGACGCCGACGTCGCGGGACCTCCGGGCACGGTGCCGTTCCTGGTCGACTGGTCCGAGATCGAGCAGGACGCGCAGCGGCTGCTCGCCGAGCAGCTGGCGGGGTGGCAGGAGAAGTACCCGGACGTGGTCGTAGAGCGGGTCGTCGCGCGGGACCGGCCGCGGCACCAGCTGCTGAGCTGGAGTGAGCGGGCGCAGCTGGTCGTGGTCGGCAGCCGTGGCCGGGGCGGCTTCCGCGGCCTGCTGCTGGGCTCGACGAGCCAAGCCCTCATCCACCACGCGCACTGCCCGGTGATGATCGTGCGCCCGGAAGCCGTATAA
- a CDS encoding thiolase family protein has product MRDAVIVEAVRTPVAKGKPTGAYAAVHPVELHAHVLRSAVERVPGLDPSEIDDVIGGAVGQVGEQSGNTTRFAALAAGFPDSVAGVTVDRQCGSSQQALSFAAQGIVAGAYDIVVASGVESMSHVPIGSSANVDGVRADVRGPSVEKRYPGGLIPQGVAADLIARKWNLSRTQLDEFAVTSHQRAAAAWRDGHFAGQVAPLKVTAADGTVTQLDVDETIRPGTSLEVLAGLRPAFAHEHWTGRFGEIDWKVTAGNSSPVNDGAAALVLTTSEIARQRGWRPRARIHTATVTGDDPVYMLTGIIPATAKVLARAGLSLSDIDAFEVNEAFSSVVLAWLAETGADPAKVNVDGGAIAIGHPLGASGARLATTLLGVLERTGGRFGLQTMCEAGGTANATIIERI; this is encoded by the coding sequence ATGAGGGACGCCGTCATCGTCGAGGCCGTCCGCACCCCCGTCGCCAAGGGCAAGCCGACCGGCGCCTACGCCGCGGTGCACCCCGTCGAGCTGCACGCCCACGTGCTGCGCAGCGCGGTGGAACGCGTGCCCGGTCTCGACCCGTCCGAGATCGACGACGTGATCGGCGGCGCCGTCGGGCAGGTCGGCGAGCAGAGCGGGAACACCACCCGGTTCGCGGCGCTGGCCGCGGGCTTCCCCGATTCGGTCGCCGGCGTCACCGTCGATCGCCAGTGCGGCAGCAGCCAGCAGGCGCTCAGCTTCGCCGCGCAGGGGATCGTCGCGGGCGCCTACGACATCGTCGTCGCCTCCGGTGTCGAGTCGATGAGCCACGTGCCGATCGGCAGCTCGGCCAACGTCGACGGCGTGCGCGCCGACGTGCGGGGCCCCTCGGTCGAGAAGCGCTACCCCGGCGGGCTCATCCCGCAGGGCGTGGCGGCCGACCTGATCGCCCGCAAGTGGAACCTGTCCCGCACGCAGCTGGACGAGTTCGCGGTGACCAGCCACCAGCGGGCGGCCGCCGCGTGGCGCGACGGGCACTTCGCCGGCCAGGTCGCGCCGTTGAAGGTCACCGCCGCCGACGGCACGGTCACGCAGCTGGACGTCGACGAGACGATCCGGCCCGGGACCAGCCTGGAGGTGCTGGCCGGGTTGCGCCCGGCGTTCGCGCACGAGCACTGGACCGGGCGGTTCGGCGAGATCGACTGGAAGGTGACCGCGGGCAACTCCAGCCCGGTCAACGACGGCGCGGCCGCGCTCGTGCTCACCACCAGCGAGATCGCGCGGCAGCGCGGGTGGCGGCCGCGGGCCCGGATCCACACCGCGACGGTCACCGGCGACGACCCGGTCTACATGCTGACCGGGATCATCCCCGCCACCGCCAAGGTGCTCGCGCGGGCCGGACTGTCCCTTTCGGACATCGACGCGTTCGAGGTCAACGAGGCGTTCTCCTCGGTCGTGCTCGCCTGGCTCGCCGAGACCGGCGCGGATCCGGCGAAGGTCAACGTCGACGGCGGCGCGATCGCGATCGGGCACCCGCTGGGCGCGAGCGGCGCGCGGCTGGCCACCACCCTGCTCGGGGTGCTGGAGCGCACCGGCGGCCGCTTCGGCCTGCAGACCATGTGCGAAGCCGGCGGCACGGCCAACGCGACCATCATCGAAAGGATTTGA